A region from the Halosolutus gelatinilyticus genome encodes:
- a CDS encoding DUF7524 family protein, producing the protein MSPLEVTVDVNREPDDALETDVGSVETCEPVDLVLRGHRAPAHVHCRLDDDLDRVATIDRSNYYVEPDDVTHVPISVHADRLDEPAGGTLEVIAGYGAESISIDVTVTPGPPQVDVDESLSKPTRTSPEPSPAEQVVTRLSAGFGLDSGTLAVVSLGLVAVAIATATATTIGGPVVFGGLAIVVLGVAVGLGILLYD; encoded by the coding sequence GTGTCTCCCCTCGAGGTCACCGTCGACGTCAATCGCGAGCCCGACGACGCCCTCGAAACTGACGTCGGGAGCGTCGAGACCTGCGAACCGGTCGACCTCGTGTTGCGCGGCCACCGGGCGCCCGCGCACGTCCACTGTCGGCTGGACGACGACCTCGATCGCGTCGCGACGATCGACCGGTCGAACTACTACGTCGAACCGGACGACGTCACGCACGTCCCGATCTCCGTCCACGCCGATCGTCTCGACGAGCCGGCCGGCGGGACGCTCGAAGTGATCGCCGGCTACGGCGCGGAGTCGATCTCGATCGACGTCACCGTCACGCCCGGACCGCCGCAGGTCGACGTCGACGAGTCGCTCTCGAAACCGACGCGAACGAGTCCCGAGCCGTCGCCCGCGGAGCAAGTGGTGACTCGCCTTTCGGCGGGATTCGGACTCGATTCGGGGACACTCGCGGTCGTCAGTCTCGGACTCGTCGCGGTGGCGATCGCGACGGCGACGGCGACGACGATCGGCGGCCCCGTTGTGTTCGGCGGGCTGGCGATCGTCGTTCTGGGCGTCGCCGTCGGACTCGGAATCCTGTTGTACGACTAG